From a region of the Salminus brasiliensis chromosome 4, fSalBra1.hap2, whole genome shotgun sequence genome:
- the sod3b gene encoding extracellular superoxide dismutase [Cu-Zn], whose protein sequence is MKPLQHSLLLVVLLGCQFCSPTSGEAFPPEYQTFSGSLYASCRMRPNTQLPPGSPKVYGQVLFKQTGPEGKLSLRFKLHGLPASDPQPRAIHIHQYGDLSKGCTSTGGHYNPFGTNHPYHPGDFGNFVPRNGKIRRSLDSEATLFGGLSVLGRAVVIHEKEDDLGRGGDAGSLLHGNAGGRLACCVIGLSSSEQWNS, encoded by the coding sequence ATGAAGCCCCTGCAGCATTCCCTCCTTCTGGTGGTCTTGCTCGGTTGCCAGTTTTGCAGCCCCACGTCAGGAGAGGCTTTCCCACCCGAGTACCAAACATTCAGTGGGTCACTCTACGCCTCCTGTCGGATGCGTCCCAACACTCAGCTGCCTCCTGGATCTCCGAAAGTATACGGacaggttctgtttaaacaaACTGGCCCGGAGGGAAAGCTGAGCCTGCGCTTCAAGCTGCACGGCCTTCCTGCGTCGGACCCTCAGCCCAGAGCCATTCACATCCACCAGTACGGTGACCTAAGCAAAGGCTGCACCTCCACTGGTGGGCATTACAACCCCTTTGGTACCAACCACCCCTACCATCCAGGAGATTTTGGGAATTTTGTTCCTCGGAATGGGAAAATTCGTCGCTCACTGGATTCCGAGGCCACGCTCTTCGGTGGCCTCTCAGTGCTAGGCCGGGCTGTTGTTATTCACGAGAAGGAGGACGACCTGGGCCGTGGAGGAGATGCTGGAAGTCTGTTGCATGGCAACGCAGGCGGGCGACTGGCGTGTTGTGTGATTGGACTGAGCAGCTcagaacagtggaacagctaA
- the ing2 gene encoding inhibitor of growth protein 2: protein MLGHYANVEKAQLVSYVEDYLECVESLPLDIQRNVSLLREIDTKYQEILKEVDDVYEKYKKESDGAQRKRLQMQLQRALISSQELGDEKIHVVTQMMELVENRSRQMEAHSPCFLEPGDPERSAEKVRHETGSSSANVVSERSSSRRPRRHRNSESRDSCLGANGALEDLCDEPAQQPREKKSKSAKKKKRSKAKQEREASPVEFTIDPNEPTYCLCEQVSYGEMIGCDNEQCPIEWFHFSCVGLTYKPKGKWYCPKCRGDSEKTMDKSTERPKKDRRSR from the exons ATGTTAGGGCATTATGCGAACGTGGAGAAGGCGCAGCTCGTGAGCTACGTGGAGGATTATTTGGAGTGTGTGGAGTCGCTTCCTCTGGACATACAGAGAAACGTTTCTCTCCTGCGAGAAATCGACACCAAATATCAAG aAATCCTAAAGGAAGTGGATGATGTGTACGAGAAGTACAAGAAGGAGTCGGATGGAGCTCAGAGAAAGCGCCTCCAGATGCAACTCCAGCGTGCTCTCATCAGCAGCCAGGAGCTGGGCGACGAGAAGATCCACGTGGTCACTCAGATGATGGAGCTGGTGGAGAACCGCTCTCGGCAGATGGAGGCCCACTCGCCGTGCTTCTTGGAGCCGGGAGATCCCGAGCGGTCTGCCGAAAAGGTGCGGCACGAGACGGGCAGCAGCTCTGCCAACGTCGTGTCTGAGCGCTCGTCGTCCCGCCGGCCGCGGCGACACCGGAACAGCGAGAGCCGCGACTCTTGCCTCGGAGCCAACGGGGCGCTGGAGGACTTGTGCGACGAGCCGGCCCAGCAGCCCCGTGAGAAGAAGTCCAAATCGGCCAAGAAGAAGAAGCGGTCCAAAGCCAAGCAGGAACGCGAAGCGTCGCCGGTGGAGTTCACCATCGACCCCAACGAGCCCACCTACTGCCTGTGCGAGCAGGTGTCCTACGGAGAGATGATCGGCTGCGACAACGAGCAGTGCCCCATCGAGTGGTTCCACTTCTCCTGCGTCGGACTCACCTACAAACCCAAGGGCAAGTGGTACTGTCCCAAGTGCAGGGGGGACAGCGAAAAGACCATGGACAAAAGCACAGAGCGGCCGAAGAAGGACCGAAGGTCCAGGTAG
- the aip gene encoding AH receptor-interacting protein, translated as MEEAALQLSADGIQKKVVSPGKGELSTFPDGTKVRFHYRTSLCDGTVLDDSRTMGGQSKPMELILGKKFKLPVWERVVTSMREGEMADFTCDVKHTALYPLVSQSLRNISVGKDPLEGQRHCCGIAQVHSHHSLGHTDLDHLQANPQPLVFTIELLEVMPPGSFALETWAMTDEEKLQAVPQIHEEGNLLFKKGETAAAAEKYYNAIACLKNLQMKEQPGDVPWIKLDQMITPLLLNYCQCKLMLGHYYEVLDHCSSLLNKYEDNVKAYFKRGKAHAAVWNETEARADFARVLELDPSLGPAVAKEIRVMEERIQKKKKEEKGRYRNLFNYSDGTSTTATTS; from the exons ATGGAGGAAGCGGCCCTGCAGCTCAGTGCTGATGGTATTCAGAAAAAAGTGGTCTCTCCGGGCAAAGGGGAGCTTTCGACGTTTCCCGACGGCACAAAG GTCAGGTTCCATTACCGCACAAGCCTGTGTGATGGCACGGTGCTGGACGACTCCAGGACGATGGGAGGGCAGAGCAAACCCATGGAGCTCATCCTGGGCAAGAAGTTCAAGCTGCCGGTTTGGGAGCGGGTGGTCACCTCaatgagagaaggagagatggCCGACTTCACCTGTGACGTCAAG CACACAGCCCTGTATCCGCTGGTCTCCCAGTCGTTACGGAACATCAGTGTGGGGAAGGATCCTCTGGAGGGTCAGAGACATTGCTGTGGAATCGCTCAGGTCCACTCTCACCactcgctgggccacacggacctTGACCACCTTCAGGCGAACCCCCAGCCGCTGGTCTTCACAATTGAGCTCCTGGAG GTCATGCCCCCAGGTTCGTTTGCGCTGGAGACGTGGGCGATGACAGATGAGGAGAAGCTACAGGCCGTGCCCCAAATCCACGAGGAGGGCAACCTGCTCTTTAAGAAGGGAGAGACCGCCGCCGCTGCGGAAAAATACTACAACGCCATCGCCTGCCTGAAGAACCTGCAGATGAAG GAGCAGCCTGGTGATGTGCCGTGGATTAAACTGGATCAGATGATCACTCCACTCCTGCTGAATTACTGCCAGTGCAAGCTGATGCTGGGCCATTACTACGAGGTGCTGGACCACTGCTCCTCGCTCCTCAACAAGTATGAAG ATAATGTGAAGGCATACTTTAAGCGAGGGAAGGCTCACGCAGCTGTGTGGAACGAGACCGAGGCCCGGGCTGACTTTGCCAGAGTGCTAGAACTAGACCCTTCTCTGGGCCCCGCAGTGGCCAAGGAGATCCGAGTGATGGAGGAGCGGattcagaagaagaagaaagaggagaagggACGCTACAGAAACCTCTTCAACTACAGCGACGGCACTTCAACAACAGCAACCACG AGCTGA